The Winogradskyella schleiferi genome has a window encoding:
- a CDS encoding DUF2200 domain-containing protein, with protein MSTTTPEHDKRIAEMTFASVYPHYITKVEKKGRTKAELHQVIEWLTGFDELKLQKLITDKVTFKTFFEKANLNPNADLIKGVICGYRIEAIETQLTREVRYLDKLVDELAKGRKMEKILR; from the coding sequence ATGAGTACAACGACACCAGAACACGATAAACGTATTGCAGAAATGACCTTCGCTTCAGTATATCCACATTACATTACAAAAGTTGAAAAGAAGGGGAGAACAAAAGCAGAGTTACACCAAGTGATTGAATGGTTAACTGGTTTTGATGAACTAAAACTCCAAAAACTGATTACCGATAAAGTCACATTTAAAACCTTCTTTGAAAAAGCAAATTTGAATCCAAATGCTGATTTGATTAAAGGAGTCATTTGCGGATATCGCATCGAAGCAATTGAAACACAATTAACACGAGAAGTACGATACTTAGATAAATTGGTGGATGAATTAGCCAAAGGACGAAAAATGGAGAAAATTTTGCGTTGA
- a CDS encoding YdeI/OmpD-associated family protein produces MKKVSSVEEYIEINPHFSEELTILRDLINSTELEETIKWSMPTYCLDGKNILGLGAFKHHFCIWFHQGVFLKDEQQLLFNAQEEKTKAMRQMRFETKTDINEAAVLAYVKEAIENQRLGRELKPQRKTKSVTIPKELNVALQKNSEFNKTFKALSQSQQREYCEYIAEAKRDETKQRRLDKIIPMIIEGKGLHDKYKEC; encoded by the coding sequence ATGAAAAAAGTAAGCTCAGTAGAAGAATACATTGAAATTAATCCGCACTTTTCTGAAGAACTCACCATTTTACGTGACCTTATAAATTCAACGGAATTAGAAGAAACCATAAAATGGAGCATGCCAACCTATTGTTTAGATGGTAAGAATATTTTAGGTCTTGGAGCTTTTAAACATCATTTTTGTATTTGGTTTCATCAAGGCGTGTTTTTAAAAGATGAGCAGCAACTACTTTTTAATGCACAAGAAGAAAAAACCAAAGCCATGCGGCAAATGCGCTTTGAAACCAAAACAGACATTAATGAAGCTGCCGTTTTAGCTTACGTAAAAGAAGCCATAGAAAATCAGCGTTTAGGTCGAGAATTGAAACCACAACGTAAAACGAAATCGGTGACTATTCCTAAGGAATTAAATGTGGCACTGCAGAAGAATTCGGAATTTAATAAAACATTTAAGGCACTTTCTCAATCACAGCAAAGAGAATACTGTGAGTATATAGCTGAAGCAAAACGGGACGAAACAAAACAAAGACGTCTCGACAAAATTATACCTATGATTATCGAAGGTAAAGGGTTACATGACAAGTATAAGGAATGTTGA
- a CDS encoding DEAD/DEAH box helicase: protein MPSETGTVQQNATEKSLYDYQIKDLNRIFDVMENEADDFNLLYQLPTGGGKTVIFSEIVRRYVEQHNKKVVILTHRIELCKQTSNVLSGFNVKNKVINSKVKTLPDQDDYQCFVAMVETLNNRLSDNDFQLKNVGLVIIDEAHYNSFRKLFKFFEQCFILGVTATPLSSNIKLPMKDNYNKLIVGDDISTLIKNGFLAKAEVSHYDVGLTSLKIGINGDYTVKSSEALYTNSLMQSKLLIAYEDMAKDKKTLIFNNGIYTSKEVYYTFKKAGYNVRHLDNTANKQERKEILKWFKHTPDAVLTSVSILTTGFDEPSVESIILNRATRSLTLYFQMIGRGSRIYKDRKSFQVIDLGNNEARFGPWDQPVDWQHIFKYPDFYLENILDDELLERDFVYTMPDSLKVKFKKSYNLNFDVKAEYKDVINSGKKSFTVIERSIAQHSQICIDNSEDVYDARELIKDLQDEIAYRIKQYCYCIMNSTQNYKDWLFEEYNRKLRISFNGKF, encoded by the coding sequence ATGCCGTCAGAAACTGGAACCGTACAACAAAATGCCACTGAGAAAAGTCTTTATGATTATCAAATAAAAGACCTGAATCGCATTTTTGATGTGATGGAAAATGAGGCTGATGATTTTAACCTCTTATACCAGTTGCCGACAGGAGGAGGGAAAACGGTTATTTTTTCTGAAATTGTAAGACGTTACGTCGAACAGCATAACAAAAAAGTGGTGATTCTTACCCACAGAATTGAGCTTTGCAAGCAAACGTCTAATGTGCTGTCTGGCTTCAATGTGAAGAACAAAGTCATTAATAGTAAGGTGAAAACACTTCCAGATCAAGATGATTATCAGTGTTTTGTGGCGATGGTGGAAACTTTAAACAATCGCTTGTCGGATAACGATTTTCAGCTAAAAAATGTAGGATTAGTTATTATTGACGAAGCACATTACAATTCTTTCAGAAAGCTCTTTAAGTTTTTCGAGCAATGTTTTATTCTTGGTGTTACGGCAACACCATTGAGTAGTAATATTAAGCTACCAATGAAAGATAATTATAACAAACTTATTGTTGGTGATGATATTTCTACCTTAATTAAAAACGGGTTTTTGGCCAAGGCAGAAGTGTCCCATTACGATGTTGGCCTAACGTCTCTTAAAATTGGTATTAATGGCGATTACACCGTAAAATCCTCTGAAGCCTTATACACCAATTCCTTAATGCAATCTAAGTTATTAATCGCCTATGAAGACATGGCGAAAGATAAAAAAACCTTGATTTTCAATAACGGTATTTACACGTCGAAGGAAGTTTATTACACGTTTAAGAAAGCAGGTTATAATGTTCGGCATTTAGATAATACGGCTAACAAGCAAGAGCGAAAGGAAATTTTGAAATGGTTTAAGCACACACCAGATGCAGTGTTGACTTCGGTCAGTATATTAACTACAGGTTTTGATGAGCCTTCCGTGGAATCCATTATCTTGAATAGAGCCACAAGATCCTTAACCTTGTATTTTCAGATGATAGGTCGTGGTAGCCGAATTTACAAAGACCGAAAATCGTTTCAAGTTATAGATTTAGGTAATAATGAAGCGCGTTTTGGCCCATGGGATCAGCCCGTGGATTGGCAACATATTTTTAAATATCCAGATTTCTATTTAGAGAATATTCTTGATGATGAATTATTGGAACGTGATTTTGTCTATACCATGCCAGATTCGCTTAAGGTGAAATTCAAAAAATCGTATAACTTAAATTTTGATGTCAAAGCAGAATATAAGGATGTGATTAATTCTGGTAAAAAATCTTTTACCGTTATTGAGCGTTCTATTGCACAACATTCGCAAATTTGTATTGATAATAGCGAAGATGTTTACGATGCCAGGGAGTTGATTAAAGATTTGCAAGATGAAATTGCTTACAGGATTAAACAATATTGTTATTGTATTATGAACAGTACCCAAAACTATAAAGACTGGCTATTTGAAGAGTATAACAGAAAGCTAAGAATTAGCTTTAATGGTAAGTTTTAA
- a CDS encoding ExbD/TolR family protein has product MKSFRRHSATVNAGSMADIAFLLLIFFLVTTTISADKGILRQLPPVCETGDCTADIAERNLLHISMNEKQEIMIENEIVELTEVKMIVESFIDNNGINTCDYCDGKALSESSDHPDAAVISLSHDALTKYNAFVSVQDEITKAYYDLRTRYAKQAFNKTPDQLSKEELEHVKQAYPFKVSEIAVKRSN; this is encoded by the coding sequence ATGAAATCATTTAGAAGACATTCTGCAACGGTCAATGCAGGATCCATGGCAGACATTGCCTTTTTGTTACTCATTTTCTTTTTAGTAACCACGACCATTTCCGCAGACAAAGGTATTTTGCGACAATTGCCTCCTGTCTGTGAAACAGGCGATTGCACTGCAGACATCGCAGAGCGCAACTTACTACACATTTCGATGAACGAAAAACAGGAAATAATGATTGAGAACGAGATAGTGGAACTCACAGAAGTTAAAATGATTGTCGAATCTTTTATCGATAATAACGGTATTAACACCTGTGATTATTGTGACGGTAAAGCATTGTCAGAATCTTCAGATCATCCTGATGCCGCAGTTATTTCATTAAGTCATGATGCATTAACCAAATACAATGCCTTTGTTTCTGTACAGGATGAAATTACAAAAGCCTATTACGATCTAAGAACGCGATACGCCAAACAAGCATTTAACAAAACACCTGATCAATTATCAAAAGAAGAATTAGAACACGTAAAGCAAGCCTATCCTTTCAAAGTTTCTGAGATTGCTGTAAAGCGTTCTAATTAG
- a CDS encoding 3D domain-containing protein, producing MKTRFYIIVLCFCGLNNCNSRAEDNCQNKSMEVIATAYNSLAYQTNANPSITAFGDSLKPGLRYIAVSRDLLDSGLVHNTKVKIQGFDSLFTVKDKMNRRYRKHIDIYMGNDVKKAKKWGKKKVNINYCLPVKDSTSN from the coding sequence ATGAAAACTAGGTTTTATATCATTGTGCTATGCTTTTGTGGTTTGAATAATTGCAATAGTAGAGCAGAGGATAATTGCCAAAATAAATCCATGGAGGTTATAGCAACAGCTTATAATTCCCTAGCATATCAGACTAATGCCAACCCAAGCATAACAGCTTTTGGTGATAGCTTAAAGCCTGGACTGCGATATATTGCTGTTTCAAGAGATTTATTGGATTCTGGTTTGGTGCATAACACTAAAGTAAAAATCCAAGGTTTCGATAGTCTATTTACAGTGAAGGATAAAATGAATCGACGTTATCGAAAACATATTGATATTTATATGGGTAATGATGTCAAAAAGGCAAAAAAATGGGGCAAAAAGAAGGTAAATATCAACTATTGTCTGCCAGTAAAAGATTCAACTTCTAATTAG
- a CDS encoding Hsp20/alpha crystallin family protein, with product MSNLIPTVKNGREGNSNLGFSSLPSLSSWMDDILNKNFGNEFVSNFNTGITLPAVNVLNTDDEFIVEMAVPGLKKDDFDINLDNQLLSISAEISSENEEKKDNYTRREFGYSSFKRTFSLPETVETEKINAKYEDGLLKVTLPKRDEAKKKPSKQIKVS from the coding sequence ATGAGTAATTTAATTCCAACTGTGAAAAATGGTAGAGAAGGAAATTCCAATTTAGGTTTTTCATCACTACCGAGTTTATCATCTTGGATGGATGATATCTTAAACAAAAATTTTGGTAATGAATTTGTATCTAACTTTAATACTGGTATAACGTTACCAGCTGTTAATGTACTTAATACTGATGATGAATTTATTGTAGAAATGGCTGTTCCAGGTTTAAAGAAAGATGATTTTGATATCAATTTGGACAACCAATTATTGTCAATTTCTGCTGAAATATCCTCAGAGAATGAAGAGAAAAAGGATAACTATACAAGACGTGAGTTTGGCTATTCGTCCTTCAAACGTACATTTTCCTTACCAGAAACTGTAGAAACCGAGAAAATTAATGCAAAATATGAAGATGGTTTATTAAAAGTTACGTTGCCAAAACGTGATGAAGCTAAAAAGAAACCATCAAAACAAATTAAGGTTTCTTAA
- a CDS encoding alpha-ketoacid dehydrogenase subunit alpha/beta has protein sequence MPTITKSNIAYDKRNLSDKKLLELYYNMLKPRLIEEKMLILLRQGKISKWFSGIGQEAISVGVTMALKPSEYILPMHRNLGVFTTREIPLHRLFCQWQGKASGFTKGRDRSFHFGTQEYNIVGMISHLGPQLGVADGIALGNLLEKNGNVTAVFTGEGGTSEGDFHEALNVASVWQLPVIFCIENNGYGLSTPTNEQYHCKHLADRGKGYGIESFILDGNNVIETYTKVQKLAESIRKRPRPILIEFKTFRRRGHEEASGTKYVPQELMDDWEAKDPIENFRSFLYSKKILNPSTDEAYVSEIKSEIDAALESAYAEPDIIPNESTELNDVYKSFDYKEYSPNNAVKELRLIDAISEGLKQSMQKHKDLVIMGQDIAEYGGVFKITEGFVAEFGKDRVRNTPICESAIVETAMGLSISGIKSVVEMQFADFVTSGFNPVVNYLAKSHYRWQQEADVVVRMPCGGGVAAGPFHSQTNEAWFTKTPGLKVVYPAFPYDAKGLLATAINDPNPVLYFEHKALYRRIRQDVPTDYYTIPFGKAALLKEGESVTIITYGAGVHWALEILENNPNISADLIDLRTLQPLDKETIFNSVKKTGRAIILQEDSLFGGIASDLSAMLMENCFEYLDAPVKRVASMETPIPFIGHLEEQYLAKGKFESALRELLSY, from the coding sequence ATGCCAACAATCACAAAAAGTAACATTGCCTACGACAAAAGAAATTTAAGTGATAAGAAGCTCCTAGAGCTTTATTACAACATGCTTAAACCTCGCTTAATAGAAGAGAAAATGCTCATTCTATTGCGACAAGGAAAAATTTCTAAGTGGTTTTCTGGAATAGGACAAGAAGCCATTTCCGTAGGTGTGACCATGGCTCTAAAACCTAGTGAGTATATTTTGCCAATGCATAGAAATCTTGGAGTTTTTACAACACGGGAAATTCCTTTGCATCGTTTATTCTGCCAATGGCAAGGTAAAGCGAGTGGGTTTACCAAAGGTAGGGACCGCTCGTTTCATTTTGGAACACAAGAGTATAATATTGTTGGAATGATTTCGCATTTGGGACCACAATTAGGTGTTGCAGATGGGATTGCTTTGGGAAATTTATTAGAGAAAAACGGGAATGTAACAGCTGTTTTTACTGGAGAAGGCGGAACTAGTGAAGGCGATTTTCACGAAGCCTTAAATGTAGCTTCTGTTTGGCAATTACCAGTAATATTCTGTATTGAGAATAATGGTTACGGACTTTCTACGCCCACTAACGAACAATATCATTGTAAACATTTAGCCGATAGAGGAAAAGGTTATGGTATAGAATCGTTTATTTTAGATGGCAATAATGTGATTGAAACTTATACTAAGGTTCAAAAATTAGCAGAAAGTATTAGAAAACGTCCACGTCCGATTTTGATAGAATTTAAAACCTTTAGACGCAGAGGCCACGAAGAGGCGAGTGGAACAAAATATGTGCCTCAAGAGTTGATGGATGATTGGGAAGCTAAAGATCCCATAGAAAACTTTAGAAGCTTTTTGTACAGTAAAAAAATCCTGAATCCATCTACAGATGAAGCCTACGTTTCTGAAATTAAGTCTGAAATTGACGCCGCTTTAGAATCGGCTTATGCAGAACCTGACATAATTCCAAATGAATCTACAGAGTTAAATGATGTTTACAAATCATTTGATTATAAAGAATATTCACCAAACAATGCGGTAAAAGAACTCCGTTTAATTGATGCTATTTCCGAAGGCTTAAAGCAATCCATGCAAAAGCATAAAGACCTTGTGATTATGGGACAGGATATTGCGGAATATGGAGGTGTTTTTAAAATTACCGAAGGATTTGTCGCCGAATTTGGAAAAGATAGAGTTCGAAACACACCTATTTGCGAATCGGCAATTGTGGAAACCGCTATGGGTTTATCTATCTCAGGAATTAAATCGGTTGTAGAAATGCAATTTGCGGATTTTGTGACCTCTGGATTTAATCCGGTAGTTAACTACTTGGCAAAATCCCATTACAGATGGCAACAGGAAGCCGATGTTGTAGTTAGAATGCCTTGTGGTGGAGGCGTAGCTGCTGGTCCTTTCCATTCGCAAACCAACGAAGCTTGGTTTACTAAAACACCAGGTTTAAAAGTGGTTTATCCTGCCTTTCCTTATGATGCCAAAGGTTTGTTGGCAACAGCAATAAACGATCCAAACCCTGTGTTGTACTTTGAGCACAAGGCGTTGTATAGAAGAATTCGCCAAGACGTACCAACAGATTATTATACTATTCCGTTTGGTAAAGCTGCCCTTTTAAAGGAAGGAGAATCAGTTACTATTATTACATATGGTGCAGGAGTGCATTGGGCTTTAGAGATCTTGGAAAATAACCCTAATATTTCAGCCGATTTAATTGACTTAAGAACCTTGCAACCTTTGGATAAGGAAACTATTTTTAATTCCGTTAAAAAAACTGGACGAGCAATCATTCTTCAAGAAGACTCTTTATTTGGAGGCATTGCCAGCGATCTTTCTGCCATGCTTATGGAAAACTGTTTTGAATATTTGGATGCACCAGTAAAACGAGTAGCTAGTATGGAAACGCCTATTCCTTTCATTGGACATTTGGAGGAACAGTACTTGGCGAAAGGAAAATTTGAGAGTGCACTGAGGGAACTTCTAAGCTATTAA